A region from the Brassica napus cultivar Da-Ae chromosome C8, Da-Ae, whole genome shotgun sequence genome encodes:
- the LOC125591576 gene encoding auxin-responsive protein IAA17-like has product MMGSVGLNLRETELCLGLPGGDTASPVTGTKRGFSETVDLKLNLNSEPESKEGSKSHDVVSAVFKEKSSCPKDPTKPLAKAQVVGWPPVRSYRKNVMGSCQKSSSSAETAAFVKVSMDGAPYLRKVDLKMYKSYDELSDALSNMFSSFTMGNNGGEEGMIDFMNERKVMDTVSSWDYVPSYEDKDGDWMLVGDVPWPMFVDTCKRLRLMKGSDAIGLAPRAMEKCKSTSLKLKD; this is encoded by the exons ATGATGGGCAGTGTTGGGCTGAATCTGAGGGAGACTGAGCTGTGTCTTGGTCTTCCCGGCGGTGATACGGCGTCGCCAGTGACTGGAACCAAGAGAGGATTCTCAGAGACGGTTGATCTGAAGCTGAATCTGAACAGTGAACCTGAAAGCAAGGAAGGATCTAAGAGCCACGACGTCGTGAGTGCTGTTTTCAAGGAAAAgagttcatgtcccaaagatcCAACCAAGCCTCTTGCCAA GGCACAAGTTGTGGGATGGCCACCGGTGAGATCATACCGGAAGAACGTGATGGGTTCATGCCAAAAATCAAGCAGTAGCGCGGAAACGGCGGCGTTTGTGAAGGTGTCGATGGACGGAGCACCGTACTTGAGGAAAGTCGACTTGAAGATGTATAAGAGCTACGACGAACTCTCTGACGCTTTGTCCAACATGTTCAGCTCTTTTACCATGG GAAATAatggaggagaagaaggaaTGATAGACTTCATGAATGAGAGGAAAGTAATGGATACAGTGAGTAGTTGGGACTATGTTCCCTCTTATGAAGACAAAGACGGTGATTGGATGCTCGTCGGCGACGTCCCTTGGCC AATGTTCGTTGATACATGCAAGCGTTTACGTCTCATGAAGGGATCTGACGCCATTGGTCTCG CTCCTAGAGCAATGGAGAAGTGCAAAAGTACGAGCTTGAAGTTGAAAGATTAA
- the LOC125591577 gene encoding uncharacterized protein LOC125591577 yields MTPTLGFAQGSSHFSLKRERERERERERERERERERERKEEAHQESSPEPPHARTSSSSSSPSTAARVNLVHPRPSSCSSRQDEAVDTNRVAIGAWTKPYAPPEDSPLRAREFHAPPSDHRPPPQRRRRTTVLRRRRRPTFRFGVHLSSWSSYIPLLFIAKVRPMSRSDFSDRCYWAFGLLSFYRFYRYRASRPLDFYRYGISYFGFSVYVVPYVSDFILYYGIHAWMWTFKYLYMDI; encoded by the exons atgacCCCAACCCTAGGCTTTGCCCAAGGGTCAAGTCATTTTTctttaaagagagagagagagagagagagagagagagagagagagagagagagagagagagagagagagaggaaggaagAAGCTCACCAAGAGTCCTCGCCGGAGCCACCGCACGCCAGGACGTCATCAAGCTCGTCATCACCATCAACCGCAGCTCGAG TGAATCTCGTGCACCCAAggccatcatcgtgttcctctcgtcaagacgaagccgtagacaccaaccgCGTCGCGATCGGAGCCTGGACGAAGCCGTACGCGCCCCCCGAAGATTCGCCTCTGCGCGCGCGTGAGTTCCACGCGCCGCCGTCGGACCACCGTCCTCCGCCGCAGCGccgccgccggaccaccgttctccgccgtcgccgccggccaaCTTTCCG atttggagtccatttgagcagctggagttcatatataccacttctcttcattgctaag gtgagaccgatgagcaggagtgatttttcggaccggtgctattgggcttttgggcttctatcgttttatcgattttatcgttatcgggcctctaggcctttggacttttatcgttATGGTATTTCGTATTTTGGATTCTCGGTTTATGTCGTACCTTATGTTTcggattttattttatattatggaatTCATGCGTGGATGTggactttcaaatatttatatatggatatttaa